In Neoarius graeffei isolate fNeoGra1 chromosome 17, fNeoGra1.pri, whole genome shotgun sequence, a single window of DNA contains:
- the nrip1a gene encoding nuclear receptor-interacting protein 1, whose translation MTHGEETGPETHQDSAVLTYLEGLLMHRVAGAQSATATQQSEAEKGNEEQRNKETPGLTLPKHSVQQEQDKTTPQGGSTHHVKKARLLRSEVWTENESQVRQMSVPSPELNGRKQEHCGGLNGSLQCKGESTLLASLLQNFSTRLQNVALSQQIVQNLTPQKASSSGSNPIKEDKTTEHGHGSDGSGLRLAGNSTMQDNTSSQIYHHHRQPSQERLSKSPGALQRSAQSSSPESLHCTERLKAVASLVNIRSSPAPSPKPSVACSQLALLLSSEAHLQQYSREHALKAQLAGRSASERLAAIATQQTQEKKQPTISQTNHDGHGSLQSKNGIPSQMPTSSSRQNQSLNTGQNRSVGSVRKTHPFRERRPFERHGRPSQTCSSLLLQLLNSHNTPQRLISQDHLKDDANIFLNRGSPMFSDSEHSNSNSIPKDSSDGESIRSSCSPIDLSLKNKANISTPLSSSSSPALDKVTECLKSRWTSESPTSKLLTEPKELHTCSEIKPHHKVTLLELLLDQKHIEKTNKAPDNPDLQPKLLPKVSSASTSNHTLFYPGQCKDTREPSPNCRMNARSPKLLPTFSQGRDCNIRASPYNVHNSPHTQSVPLDLCKNKPLSSVKEGAFSASKLLQNLAQCGKQNAASSPTPKALMPPVKRQTEEFRTSKSSTLLEKLAVPVQKNNPPHVKSVNSLVAEAPQHNSEIENLLERRTVLQLLLGNKSQKERVGTKRKGDSGKQANHSKSHNALNRPSTDLAVKIEPGEDEKCNDEKVAIQWQKKLAESHRQSPHTLNQGSIKEEPLSPVAVPRDGLLCHLLHQKPRNLKPNFLEHSNQGCIKEEPVEHHQGPTIPKKRKFSVEPPEDHVKPTQQRTYNRSESQKDDSDCSTSGIQESQDSSNPSSPPQADSPPAKFPPCESPRNQNGGFNVLKQLLLSDNCLKELSQSRGTFSSLERPVQNGSTIKEPCNNGQLQSFGQTLNQGKAPSARAGISREEFFSDVQQDSSRPKRHDIESQRDLKASTGFVNGDKTQDCHLDSPRLTKANPILYYMLQRSNAHLVRDRMELEAKSGPCRVQTKEKDDSEAFDLKVHLQQNPHHNGTHSSDSPRINGSLKKS comes from the coding sequence ATGACTCATGGGGAAGAGACTGGCCCTGAGACACACCAGGATTCTGCTGTTCTAACATATCTGGAAGGCTTACTCATGCATCGGGTAGCAGGAGCGCAAAGTGCCACAGCAACACAGCAAAGTGAGGCTGAAAAAGGCAACGAGGAGCAGAGAAATAAGGAGACACCAGGGCTTACATTGCCCAAGCATAGCGTTCAGCAGGAACAGGACAAAACAACTCCCCAAGGAGGGTCAACACATCATGTGAAGAAAGCTCGGCTGCTTCGCTCTGAAGTCTGGACTGAAAATGAGAGCCAAGTGCGACAAATGTCTGTGCCTTCTCCTGAGCTCAATGGGAGAAAGCAGGAACACTGTGGTGGCCTGAATGGTTCACTGCAATGTAAAGGAGAGAGCACATTGCTGGCAAGTCTGCTTCAAAATTTCAGCACAAGGCTCCAAAATGTGGCCCTGTCACAGCAGATTGTACAAAACTTGACACCACAGAAGGCATCCAGTTCGGGCAGTAACCCCATTAAAGAGGACAAGACAACAGAGCATGGCCATGGATCTGACGGATCTGGCCTACGTTTGGCTGGAAACAGTACAATGCAGGACAATACCAGCAGTCAGATATACCACCACCACCGACAACCCAGCCAGGAAAGGTTATCAAAGTCTCCAGGAGCACTACAGCGCAGTGCTCAGTCCTCCTCACCAGAATCCCTTCATTGCACTGAGCGTCTAAAAGCTGTTGCCAGTCTCGTAAATATCAGGTCCAGTCCGGCTCCTTCACCAAAACCCAGTGTGGCCTGCAGTCAGCTGGCCCTTCTTCTTTCGAGTGAGGCTCACCTGCAGCAGTATTCCAGAGAACATGCACTTAAAGCTCAACTGGCTGGGCGATCTGCCAGCGAAAGGCTTGCAGCCATTGCCACACAGCAAACTCAAGAAAAGAAACAGCCTACAATATCTCAGACAAACCATGATGGACATGGCTCCTTACAGTCCAAAAATGGGATACCGTCGCAAATGCCAACAAGCTCGAGCAGACAAAATCAAAGCCTAAATACAGGACAGAATAGGTCAGTAGGTTCAGTGCGGAAAACACATCCCTTCAGGGAGCGCAGACCTTTTGAAAGGCATGGCAGGCCATCACAGACCTGCAGCAGTCTGCTCCTTCAACTTCTCAACAGCCACAACACACCACAGAGACTTATTTCTCAGGATCACCTGAAGGATGATGCGAACATCTTTTTGAATCGAGGGTCTCCTATGTTCTCAGACAGTGAACACTCAAATTCCAACAGCATACCAAAAGATAGCAGTGATGGTGAGAGTATTCGCTCCAGTTGCTCTCCTATCGACCTCTCTTTGAAGAACAAAGCGAATATCTCAACACCACTCTCTTCTTCATCTTCACCTGCACTAGACAAGGTCACAGAGTGTCTGAAAAGCAGGTGGACATCAGAGAGTCCAACTTCAAAATTGCTTACAGAACCCAAAGAGTTACACACTTGTTCAGAGATTAAACCCCACCACAAGGTTACCCTTTTGGAATTGCTTCTCGATCAAAAACACATCGAGAAGACAAACAAAGCCCCTGATAATCCAGATTTACAGCCTAAGCTCCTACCTAAGGTCAGTAGTGCATCAACAAGTAATCACACTCTTTTTTATCCAGGTCAGTGTAAGGATACAAGAGAGCCTAGCCCTAATTGTAGAATGAATGCCAGAAGTCCTAAATTACTGCCAACATTTTCCCAAGGCAGAGACTGTAACATCCGTGCATCGCCTTACAATGTGCATAACTCTCCTCATACACAGTCAGTACCCTTGGATCTGTGTAAGAATAAACCACTTTCAAGTGTCAAAGAAGGAGCATTTAGTGCTAGTAAACTGTTACAAAATTTAGCTCAGTGTGGAAAACAAAATGCTGCCAGTTCCCCCACACCGAAGGCTCTTATGCCTCCAGTCAAAAGACAAACTGAAGAGTTTAGAACTTCAAAGTCTTCAACTTTGTTAGAAAAGCTTGCTGTACCAGTTCAGAAAAACAACCCCCCTCATGTGAAATCAGTAAACTCTCTTGTGGCAGAAGCTCCACAACATAATTCCGAGATTGAAAATCTCCTTGAGAGGCGTACAGTCCTACAGCTTCTTTTGGGGAATAAATCTCAAAAAGAACGAGTTGGCACTAAGCGAAAAGGAGACTCTGGAAAGCAAGCGAAtcattcaaaatctcacaatGCGTTGAACAGACCCTCAACAGATCTTGcagtcaaaattgagcctggagaagATGAAAAGTGTAATGATGAAAAAGTAGCCATTCAATGGCAGAAGAAATTAGCAGAGTCACACAGACAGAGTCCCCACACTCTCAATCAGGGAAGTATAAAGGAAGAACCACTTTCCCCAGTGGCTGTCCCTAGAGATGGTCTCCTTTGTCATCTCCTGCATCAGAAGCCCAGAAACCTAAAGCCAAACTTTTTAGAGCACTCAAATCAGGGATGCATTAAAGAGGAGCCAGTGGAACATCACCAGGGAccaaccatacctaagaaaaggaAATTTTCGGTTGAACCACCAGAGGACCATGTTAAACCGACCCAGCAGAGAACGTATAATAGATCTGAAAGCCAAAAGGATGATAGCGATTGCTCCACCTCTGGAATTCAAGAGTCTCAAGACTCCAGCAATCCATCCAGCCCTCCACAGGCAGACAGTCCTCCAGCTAAGTTTCCACCGTGTGAGTCACCACGTAACCAAAATGGGGGATTCAATGTCCTGAAGCAGCTACTTCTTTCAGACAACTGTTTGAAGGAACTGTCTCAGTCAAGGGGTACGTTCAGTTCGCTGGAACGTCCGGTCCAAAATGGGAGTACGATCAAAGAACCATGTAACAACGGTCAACTTCAAAGCTTTGGCCAGACCTTGAACCAGGGCAAGGcaccttcagcaagagcaggaatAAGCAGAGAAGAGTTCTTTTCTGATGTTCAGCAGGATTCGTCCAGGCCAAAAAGACATGACATCGAGTCACAGAGAGACTTGAAGGCATCAACTGGTTTTGTGAATGGTGATAAAACGCAAGACTGTCACCTGGATTCTCCACGATTGACTAAAGCTAACCCTATTTTGTATTATATGCTCCAGAGGAGCAATGCACATTTGGTTAGGGACAGAATGGAGCTTGAAGCAAAGTCAGGACCTTGCAGAGTGCAGACTAAAGAGAAAGATGACTCTGAGGCCTTTGACCTCAAAGTACACTTGCAACAAAACCCACATCACAATGGGACTCATAGCTCTGACTCACCACGGATCAACGGGTCGCTCAAGAAGTCATGA